One genomic segment of Ipomoea triloba cultivar NCNSP0323 chromosome 9, ASM357664v1 includes these proteins:
- the LOC116030830 gene encoding uncharacterized protein LOC116030830, with the protein MSGMPGAWLAKFPRKSLQFSAAPAARRCMSKMGGTNRRSKADVAAAMEEEDEKRWEEVSPSWAPHPRTGIYFPAGHERVMDDVPSGSASLNQTYWLRSVDGVDKPDPDVVDYQTYGVRRHY; encoded by the exons ATGTCGGGCATGCCGGGAGCATGGCTGGCTAAGTTTCCAAGGAAATCTCTGCAATTCAG CGCGGCACCGGCGGCACGGCGTTGCATGAGCAAGATGGGAGGGACAAACAGGAGGAGCAAAGCGGATGTGGCGGCGGCGATGGAGGAGGAGGATGAGAAGCGATGGGAAGAGGTATCGCCGAGCTGGGCACCGCATCCTCGCACCGGAATATATTTCCCGGCAGGGCACGAGCGAGTGATGGACGACGTTCCCAGCGGCTCCGCCTCTCTCAACCAGACTTATTGGCTGAGGAGCGTCGACGGGGTCGACAAACCCGACCCCGACGTCGTCGACTACCAAACTTACGGCGTCAGGCGACACTATTAA